A genomic region of Halopelagius longus contains the following coding sequences:
- a CDS encoding TOBE domain-containing protein, whose translation MVDDWFEAYLDADGVSFDDDDAALLRAVAESGSVSGAASALGRSRPRCLARLRELEDALGSLVERRRGGSDGGGSELTATGREVLARFDRLHAALSGTAGVPETVTPGTVAGVEGELCDVETAAGPVRTLGEASAREPGRRVQVSVRADAVTLQAPDDSPAPDSTSARNRLDGSVTALERGDAVVRVAVDVGLEEPLWALVTADSADRLGLEPGAGVVASWKATATRTTAVAASTGDDGDESDENHESDEIEDGSEGGGDAAELDGP comes from the coding sequence GGTGGACGACTGGTTCGAGGCGTACCTCGACGCCGACGGCGTCAGCTTCGACGACGACGACGCCGCCCTCCTTCGCGCCGTCGCCGAGTCCGGGTCCGTAAGCGGTGCCGCCTCCGCGTTGGGCCGTTCGCGCCCGCGGTGTCTGGCGCGACTCCGCGAACTCGAAGACGCGTTGGGGTCGCTGGTCGAACGCCGCCGCGGCGGGTCCGACGGCGGCGGCAGCGAACTCACCGCGACGGGACGCGAGGTGTTGGCCCGGTTCGACCGCCTCCACGCCGCCCTCTCGGGCACCGCGGGCGTCCCCGAGACGGTGACGCCCGGCACCGTCGCCGGCGTCGAGGGCGAACTCTGCGACGTGGAGACGGCGGCGGGGCCGGTCAGAACGCTGGGCGAGGCGTCGGCGCGCGAACCGGGCCGCCGGGTCCAAGTGAGCGTCAGAGCCGACGCCGTGACGCTTCAGGCGCCGGACGACTCGCCCGCGCCCGACTCGACCAGCGCGCGGAACCGCCTCGACGGGTCGGTCACGGCGCTCGAACGCGGCGACGCCGTCGTCCGCGTCGCGGTGGACGTCGGACTCGAAGAACCGCTGTGGGCGCTCGTCACCGCCGACAGCGCCGACAGACTCGGCCTCGAACCCGGCGCGGGCGTCGTCGCGTCGTGGAAGGCGACGGCGACACGGACGACTGCGGTGGCGGCGTCGACGGGAGACGACGGCGACGAGAGCGACGAAAATCACGAGAGCGACGAAATCGAGGACGGGTCCGAGGGCGGTGGCGACGCCGCGGAACTCGACGGCCCGTGA